DNA from Strix aluco isolate bStrAlu1 chromosome 26, bStrAlu1.hap1, whole genome shotgun sequence:
CTCTGAGTAATAACCGTTACCCCGGCCCCTGGCCAAGCTCAGTCTCCCCACGGCTGGAACAAGCCCCACGTCTCAACCCCACGGGCCTTTCCCAGCGCTGCTGCGAGGCACCTTTACTCTTCCCCCTGCGGTGGGCGCTGCCGGTGCGGCCCGGCCTTCTCCGGGGCTGGACTGGCCGCCCCCttccccgccccgggccgcgtCTCTCGCTGGTGCTCGGTTCCACCGGGGGCCGAGCACgtgcagcgccgagcaccgcCCCCGGgtgggcgggcgggggcggcgcagTGCGCAGGCGCGgtgggcggggcggcgggagcgcgcaGGCGCAGGGCGGGAGCGCGCAGGCGCGGCGAGGCGGGGGGGCGCGGCGCAATCATGGCGCACGGTGCCGggcgctgccgctgctgctgcggggaggcggcggcggtcGACGGGGAGCGGGGCGCGGCCTGGGGGCTCTACCTGCGCATCGACCGGCAGCGGCTGCAGTGCCTCAACGAGCGCCGGGAGGGCAGCGGCGCCCTCGTCTTCCGCGCTTGGGAGGAGCGCGGCGACCGCGCCCaggtggggccgggccgggccggggcctgcGGCGGTGCCGCTGCCTGAGGAGagccgggcggcgggaggggtGCTGTGGGTCCCCGCGTTACCCGCCCCACGCTGCCTGTGTTCCCCCGGTGCGACACCCGCGACCCCGCACTGGCCCTGAcctgctcttctctctccccagtTCGTAGAAAGCGACGATGATGAGGAGCTTCTGTTTAATATCCCGTAAGTTCTTTCCCTGAGCTCCTTTGGTGTCGTTTTGGCTTCTGGCAGGGGTTATGCCTCGCCTTTGTGTGCCTGGGAGCGAGGCACGTCTGTGTGCTCCTGTCACCGGGGCTGATGTGGACAGAACGGAGGCGAAAACGCCATTTCTGCGTCTCTCGGCAGGTTTACGGGCAACGTGAAATTAAAAGGAGTAATTGTGATGGGAGAAGATGACGGTACGCATCCGGCAGAGATGAGGCTGTAAGTAAAAGAAGCATTAACTTTGCTGGAGCCTAAGCTGAACTGATTGACTTGTAGCCAAAGAGAAGAGCGATTCTCAGGCTGTTGGGTGCCCAAGCAGCCGGCGAGGGTGCGCAGTGTGGGAGAAGGCAGTGTCACTGCAGCAGCTCCGTCATTCCAGGGCcccagcaggaaaaagaaactgtaacTTGTACGAGGATGAGCGTGGCTACTTGCTGCCTTTTCTCTAGAGAAATGGGGTGCTGATTTTACTTAGCAGAGAAGGTTTGGTTGAGACCCTGGCTGTGCTGTGAAGAAACCGACCTGCTGGTGGCTTAGTGGGCTGCAGAAGGATCAGTGGGCCAAGAGGGGTTACGCTTTGGGGGGAAACTGTGGCCTGGGAGGGAGGGACACAAGTGACGGAGTGTCCTGCAGCCAGGTGAGGTTTGTAAGGCTcttggcagtgctgctgctgtgctgagctgcGTGGCCTGCTTTAGCTCCTAAAGGGAGAGAGATCCTTCTTACTGCTgccttttattttcacatgaaagaGTACTGAGTACTCTGCAGGTCTTGCTTGTGGGGAAGAAATACACCTTTATCAAGGCCCTATTTTCCTTGGCCTCCAGTGTACTGGGGTCTGGGTTTCTTTGTGTACCCAAGCATGCTGAGATCTGTATCTCCCCAGCTTtgttcctcactcttccttgTTATTTCTTCAGGGTGTTGGGTATTCTGGAACATGATGATGCTTTGTGGTGGTGTCAGTATTTTTTCCCTTAGAAGACAAAGCAAATTGTTTCTTGTTGTTGAGAAGAATCTGGGTAGTGCTAATGGATGGGGAGGAGACCAGTTAGGTAACCCGTATGTTAATAACTTCCTGtgtttcctccctctcttcccaggTTCAAGAATATTCCTCACATGTCCTTTGATGACGCAGCCAGGGAACCGGACCAGATGTTCAACCTGAACCGGGATCCGACGGGCGAGCTCGAGTACCCCACCAAGTACGATGCGGACCCACGCgcctggggggtgcaggggctgctcctgccgAGCACAGGAGCTGCACTCTatccagcctgctgctgtgctgctgaattTTAGGAAAGTGTTAGCAGAGGGCCGTTCCTTCCCTTGTATCTCGAAGCTGCCCACAGTAGATTTTGCCTCCCCAGTTCTGTCCTGCCCTTGTCAGGTGAGAGCTCCAGTCTGAAAACCTCCTCCCTGGAGCCAGCGGGGTGCCTGCACACATGGCCCAGGACTTTTCGGGGTGCAGAATCATCCTGGTGTTGTGTCCCCTGCTCCTGGGCCCAGTGGCAGCTTGTTGCTGGCCCACTCACTGCAAGTGAGGGAAACTGCTCCTCCTGCATCCTCAAGTCATTTGCTCCCAAGTCTGACTCGGATTAGGGCAGGAGCACCGTGCTGGGAGGAGGTGACAGTGCAGTGCAGTGGCAGCTTATATGCACAGCTCCAGTTTCAGagtgtgttttctttcagaattgcCCGTTTCTCCAACGTATACCACCTCTCCATCCACTTTCCAAAGAACTTTGGAGCAGAGACAACGAAGATTTTTTACATAGGCTTGAAAGGAGAGTGGACAGAGGTAGGTGAGAGCAGAGATGAGCAAATCTGTGCTAATAGTGTAAAAAGGGCTTTAAATTGTAGCTTAAGTTGCTCTAGCGATGAGGAAGAAGTGGGAGTAGTGTGGGGCCATCTGTGATGAAAAGTCCAAGATGGGAACCTGCTCAGCTCTTGCCAGTCAGGTGTTTTAGGAGGGACTCAAATTCTGCTCTCTTCTGGACTAACACGTTTAATCTTCATACAGGCTCATCGCCACGAAGTCACCATCTGCAATTACGAAGCATCAGCAAACCCAGCTGATCACAAGTTGGAACAAATCACCCCACAGACTCACTTCATCTCCTAACGGTGCTGTTGGCAATCTCCAGAGGTTGTGGTGCAAGCGTAGGGACGTGATGGGCTGACTTGAACAGAAATGGCTTCCTGAAGCACCGGAGAGTGTTGGATCAGCTTTACGTTTCAGTCTTTGCCTTGGAAAGCAGAGCACTGAGTGTGTGCAAGGCCTGGGTGAAGGTGGCCGCTGAGGGCAGCGGCGTGTTGGGTCCTGCAGAAGGGAGAGTCGGTCTTTAGGCAGTGGCGAGCTCGTGTCTGGTATCTTTTACTTCTCTGCCTGCCAATAAAATACACACTGAGGTGCAGAGCTGTGGCCTGGTCACCCTGACGCCTGTCCCGGAGGGTGGG
Protein-coding regions in this window:
- the PITHD1 gene encoding PITH domain-containing protein 1, with amino-acid sequence MAHGAGRCRCCCGEAAAVDGERGAAWGLYLRIDRQRLQCLNERREGSGALVFRAWEERGDRAQFVESDDDEELLFNIPFTGNVKLKGVIVMGEDDGTHPAEMRLFKNIPHMSFDDAAREPDQMFNLNRDPTGELEYPTKIARFSNVYHLSIHFPKNFGAETTKIFYIGLKGEWTEAHRHEVTICNYEASANPADHKLEQITPQTHFIS